In one window of Agrobacterium larrymoorei DNA:
- the rpmE gene encoding 50S ribosomal protein L31, translated as MKAQIHPDYHMIKVVMTDGTEYETRSTWGSEGAVMNLEIDPKSHPAWTGGNQQLMDRGGRVSKFNKRFGGLGL; from the coding sequence ATGAAGGCTCAAATCCATCCAGACTATCACATGATCAAAGTTGTCATGACCGATGGTACCGAATACGAAACCCGCTCCACCTGGGGTTCCGAGGGCGCAGTAATGAACCTCGAAATCGACCCTAAGTCCCATCCGGCCTGGACTGGTGGCAACCAGCAGCTGATGGACCGCGGCGGCCGCGTTTCCAAGTTCAACAAGCGCTTCGGCGGCCTCGGCCTCTAA
- a CDS encoding DUF1465 family protein — MSEQALNTISFAGRAAASNQFKTLYTEGMGLVEETASYLDGSGRAASKVLPRMASVLYAAESMRLTTRLMQMASWLLLQRAVNNGEMTRDQVISEKNKVRLDNFNVDRNAPGWHDLPESFRELVERSLRLQNRVALLDREIYRPSEAKVPDNENSVQAQLNLLRTAFTSN, encoded by the coding sequence ATGTCGGAACAGGCTTTGAATACCATCAGCTTTGCTGGCCGCGCTGCTGCGTCGAACCAATTCAAGACCCTCTACACGGAGGGTATGGGCCTTGTAGAAGAAACGGCAAGCTACCTCGACGGCTCTGGCCGCGCAGCCTCCAAGGTGCTGCCGCGCATGGCCTCGGTTCTTTATGCAGCGGAATCCATGCGCCTCACCACGCGCCTCATGCAGATGGCCTCCTGGCTGCTGCTCCAGCGCGCTGTCAACAACGGCGAAATGACCCGCGATCAGGTCATCAGCGAAAAGAACAAGGTGCGCCTCGACAACTTCAACGTCGACCGCAACGCACCGGGCTGGCACGACCTGCCGGAATCCTTCCGCGAACTGGTGGAACGCTCGCTGCGCCTCCAGAACCGCGTCGCCCTCCTCGACCGCGAAATCTATCGCCCCTCCGAGGCGAAGGTTCCAGACAATGAGAACAGCGTTCAGGCCCAGCTCAACCTGCTGCGCACCGCCTTCACCAGCAACTGA